The genomic DNA TTTCGAAGGTGTCGGGAAGGGGGTGCGGAATTTCGAGGGCGTAGCGAGTGTGGGAAGGGAATTTCGAAGGAGCGTGGTAGGGTGGAATTTCGCGATTTTGTGTAAGTCAGGGCATATAGGCTGCTGAGGAATAGTCTGATTCCCAGACTCTAACCATGCCCAGTTTCTGCTCTGATGGTAGCTCTCTGACCAAGGCGGTAAAAATATATTTGGCCATATTTTCACACGTAGGACTTATGCCCTCGAGTTCGGGCACCTCATTCAAGACCGAATGGTCAAGACGGTTTACAATCTGCTGTAGCAGGGAGCGGAGTTCCCTGTAGTCAATAGCTACTCCTCGGTTGTCCAGGTCGTCTGTAACCACATGAATCTCTACCTTCCAGTTGTGGCCGTGCAGTTTTTCGCATGACCCGACCATACCCTTGATTGCGTGTGCAGCAGAGAAAGATGCCGAAACAGAAATGTCAAAACTCACAGTATCCCTCCGTTGTATAGCTTTCTACTTACCAGAACTTGCTGTCCGTGAGGATCACCTCATCGCGCCGTGGACCGACAGATACTGCGGCGACCTCGGCGCCAACAAGCTCGCTTATCCTGTCCAGATACTTTCGAGCTCTCGAAGGCAGCTCACCCAATGTTCTGGCCTCTCTGGTAGACTCGCTCCACCCCCATATCTGTTCGTAGATG from candidate division TA06 bacterium includes the following:
- the queD gene encoding 6-carboxytetrahydropterin synthase QueD, which encodes MSFDISVSASFSAAHAIKGMVGSCEKLHGHNWKVEIHVVTDDLDNRGVAIDYRELRSLLQQIVNRLDHSVLNEVPELEGISPTCENMAKYIFTALVRELPSEQKLGMVRVWESDYSSAAYMP